The Misgurnus anguillicaudatus chromosome 23, ASM2758022v2, whole genome shotgun sequence sequence TGATTACCATGGTACATTTTACTACACGAACAAAGCTTTTTGATTCACAATAGGTAGTCAGCAACACGCCATAAAGTAACAACCTGTATAGGTGAACCCCAATAAAGATACATAGccgtattttaaaataaataccaaAATGGGATTTTTGAAGACAACGGTGCATTGTACTATCATGTGGTTACCAGACTACCGCAGGGCTTTGTCTCGTTAAGTCAACCCTAATCGGGCATAATGTCTTTCATTTGTCTCATTGAAGGGGGAGGGGAGTGAAAGTATAGAGGAAGAGAGGGGGATTTAACATTCACAAAAAAGGCGACACCAACAGAGAATGCGCGATGGAGAAAAACGAGTAAGTATAACCGATTTAATACCGCAAACGTGTCGATTTGCAAACGCGAATCGCGCGTGCTTTTATCGTCGCGATGTTTTTCGCGCTAAACAATCGCTTTTGGTCATTTCAGTAGCGTAGTCTCATCTTTGCCGGGGTTACTGGTCTCGCGCTTTGCGCAGTGCTTTCAAACGGCGGTGGTTTGGGAAAATGTTATATAAAGCACATGCTAATACAATAGAGTATGTAATACATTCTTTATAACAAAATTACTGCGAACAGATATGCACGGATAAAGTGCTGTCGTGGGCAGTAATAATTCTTCGCTAAAAATGACAATGGGTAGATTTCGCTAAATCTATAACCGGTTTTTACGTCCCTCAGCACCAGGTGCCACATACATCTGTTTTTCTCCCGCTATGAATGCTTATTTTTAACGCAGCGTACATGTGGGTCGCGTGATTTGCGATATCTATTAATCTTTCATTCTGCCATCTAAAAGATCTGTTACGTCAagtatgttttcatttttacctgAGTGTATTTGTTTACACTCGCGATCTATCAACACTTCTCGCGTAAAGTCTCATATTCGCGATACCGTGGTAATATTACAATTACAAGGTTGACTGCAACTAAAATGTACACGGATGCATTGTTACACGAGTGCCATTTTAGGTTATTTCTTTTGGACCGTATATCATGCATGCATGCTGCATAAGTGAAGCCTATTTTCCGGGCGGATGAATCCTTCATTGAGCAGAAGAGCCGTAAGTGATAAGGCTGCGTTACGGCGGAACGATTCTCAAAGTGACACAAAAGCAACACTTAATTCAATAAACAGCGTGTATTGATGTAGATAGACCCACTGCAGACACTTTATCGCCGTATATTATGAAATAAACGTAAGAAATCATAAAATCAGTGGATGCTTGGTCTTTAGACAACATGAGGAGCAAAAAGTGGGAGTGATCGTCTCGAATTGTCTGCCGGGTGAAAGCCATGTGTGTTATGTTACTGTAGGTATTGAGTACAGAGGGGGGATTGTCATGTAAAAGTAGGCCCATATGTGGACTTGggattgttttaaaagcattttaagGGGCGCATGTTAATCGCATTGAAACGAAAGGGCGAATCATTTTTACGAATTTGGTTCGTTTGAACAGTTCGTTTTAATGAACCGTTTAAATACGAATCGCCAATCGTTCAAAAATAACCCCAGGTATTCCTGCGCGACATTTTTCGTAGCTTATTATTTGTAGTTTAATGACAATTCGATTATTATGTAAATATCTCttttttataacattataaattataattgatctctgcaaacacacatactgataaaaaagtataaattgaatgcactgcaagttgcTTTTGATAAGAGCGTCTGAAAtgcttaaattatatatatatatatatatatatatatataagaatgCAGAAAATTGTATTACTCGTACTTCAACAAATGTACTACTAAACAAGTTCTTTTACAGTCGAGTTGGTTTGCTTCGAATGAATCATTCAAAAGCACCAGATCAAAAGAAAGATTCATTTATACATTGCTAATCAAGGCCATCAGATGTGAAAGCGATTGCGGTTAAGATAGACTGACTTGTGGTCAAAACCTACTTTCATGGACCCCTGTGTGATCATGTCATAAATAGACATGACTGTTCTCTTTTTAGCAGAGGtgaggaagaagaggaagaacAGAGGCGAGAGAGGGGGGAGGCTGGTCGTTTGTATAGCTTGTGGTATCAAACTATTTAATCAATTCAAAAAAATCTGTTACATGTTTGCACGCCTCAACCAGCTTGAAGGGTCATCGACTAAAACCAAAAGTTTGTCCAGATTTGTGCATGAGTTTCAAACAAGCACGAAATCCTCATGGTGTCATCATACAGAATACTCAGTGAACTCATCATCGCATCACACTTGTGTCTGTTAACTctttatattcattttaatattcTGGAACGGAGACAGTCTTTGACAGATGCACTGCCCTTATGTCATGTACGACAATTACACACTTATATCCAGACAAACAATACTACCATTGTCTCAATCTGCAGATACATAGTCAGACTACTGTATCAAATGCACACACGGCAGAACAGGTGGACAACAACACAAGGTTGTAAGGGCACGTATAAAAACTATGtttttatacatatacatagtGACAACTTCATAATGTATGTTTTTAGAaaatttatttagtttaaatctGTAAGTAgcacaaaatatctttattataCTTTAAGTACACAGACCTTTCCCAGGATAGGCAGATGTTACgatcctacactgcaaaaagtgATTGTCTTACTTGgaattttttacttgtttttagtacccactgcaaaaaatggttttcaagaaaaaattcgtggtatttttgtcttgttttcatcaaagatatcaaaaaaatcttaaattaggatgctttttcttgatgagcaaaatgacccaagaaaataagtctagtttttagacaaaaattaaagtgattttgtgcataaaacaagcaaataaatctgccaatggggtcaGCGAAAGAATctcaaacatttttcttaaatactaaattcatgaaaaaatagcttactccattggcagaatttttttgcttgtttttttcacaaaatcactttattttgatattttttgtctaaaaactagacttattttcttggtttGTTTTGCTCATCTAGAAAAATCATctgaatttaagaatttttggatattaTTTACTAAAAGCAGGACAAAAATAACTGGgaattgttttcttgaaaataattttttgcagtgtatatctAAAAAATCTCAAATTCatatgcattttcttgatgagcaaaatgacctgagGGGGAGGTctagtttttatacaaaaaatataagatttaactaaatttgtgctaaaacaatttaaaaatatcggccaatggggtgagaaaaaaatcttgaaataagttaacttttttcttaaacccttaattcaagaaaaatgttcttaccccattggcagataatttttcttgttttagcataatttcacttaaattgtatatattttttgtctgaggactagacttattttcttgggtcattttgcttatcggGAAGGTAAATCTTGAtttgagaatttttagatatttttaatgaaaacaagactaAGTAAGaaggttatttttttgcagtttacTGACTTCTTGTGCATTCATGTGTCAATTGTAGGCATTAAATGGTCATTAATGGTCAGTTTAAAATTAATGCATTTATGTATTCAAGATTTCTATTACTCACAGTGTTCATTTTGTAAATACATTGTCATTTTGTCATCAAAATTATTTCTCGGTTAGGCTAAAGTAACAAGTTGTCATTGCATGGCATCGTGTGTGTATATCTGTGTGCAACTAAATTGCCGGCCGCCATGCCAAATTTGGATCTAGATGGATTTATCAAATCTCTGAGATGTGTCCTATTTTCCGACCCTCCCTCCACAGCCCCACTGGGAAGAAGTTCCGGAGCAAGCCACAATTGGCCCGTTACCTTGGCAACTCCATGGATCTCAGCTCCTTTGATTTCCGCACGGGCAAGATGCTCATGAGCAAACTGaataaaaacagacagagaCCCCGATATGACAACAACAGCCAGTCTAAGGTGAGAGGACATCAACAACAAGCCTtatttgtgacccagtctgtgtaaaaccagctaaaatcattttttacataaaatcatcctacataatgtaaagatcaatataaccttgatatctttaatattgactgagtaagatcatgtcaaagattgaaatcaaactttgatgcttctagCTTGATTTCACACACATTAacaactgcaaaaaatgactttcttacttagtatttttgtcttgctttcagtacaaatatctaaatattcttaaatcaagatgtatttttgtACAAAACATATAcagtttaagtaaatttgtgcttaaaacaagcaaaataatctgccaatgtgttaagaaaattttcttgaattttttcaatgtttttttaccccattgttttaagcacaaattcacttatattttatgttttttgtctaaaaaccagacttattttcttagttcattttgctcatcaagacaattcatcttaatttaagaattttaagagATTTGTATgaaagtacactgcaaaaaaatgattttcaagaaaaacatgtcttagtatttttgtcttgttttcagtaaaaatatctaaaaattcttaaattaagatgctttttcttgatgagcaaaacgacccaagaaaataagtctagtttttagaccaaaaatataaaatttaagtgattttgtgcataaaacaataaaaaggaatctgccaatggggtaagcaaattttccttgaatttagtgtttaagaaaaaatgttctatatttatttgcttactccattggaagattttttttttttgcttgttttatgcacaaaatcacttcaatttcatatttttggtctaaaaactagacttattttcttgggttgttttgctcatcaagaaaaagcatctgaaTTTAAGAATTTCtcgatatttttactgaaaacaagacaaaatactaagaaatgtttttcttgaaaatatttttttgctgtgtaagaaagttattttttttgcagtgagggCTTAAAGAGTATTTTGGCCACATTCTTGCTAGTTTTAGGACAGCTACACTGGCCAAGCCGGTCTACCTGCATCAATAACCAGCTTAACTAGTTTGTTAAGTATTTGACCTGCACTGTCCATTGCACTAAGATGTTTTACAGCCAGGTCATTTGTTTCTTTGTGCGTCTTTAACAGGGCAAACCCGACCTGAACACATCTCTCCCAGTACGACAGACTGCGTCCATCTTCAAACAGCCCGTCACAAAAGTTACCAACCACCCTAGTAATAAAGTCAAGACAGACCCACAGAAGGCCATTGACCAACCCAGACAGGTATTTTTTACCCTGTATGGTTTTATGGGAGTTTGTTAATAATTATTTGGCCAAAATTGTGAGTTTGTTATAGTGACACAATGCTAATATTATTTAATGGACAGCTTTTCTGGGAGAAGAAACTGAGTGGCCTCAATGCCTTTGATATAGCAGAAGAGCTGGTGAAAACAATGGACCTCCCGAAAGGTTTACAAGGTATTGATGGATGAgttaaaatgctttcagatgTGGTTCATGTTATACAAAGATGTGATGATATAACATGATGTGAAATCAAAATAAGCCAAGATAAACACGAGATTGTAAAAGTACACAGGCAGTGCTGGATCAAAGGCAAGAGACAAACACTGAATATGAAACAGATGAGCCTAATCATGGCATAAAACATCAAACTAGAAACCTTCAAAATACAAGACATTAtgtcaaaaataaagtgtaacaaGTATAGATGACTTAACGCATAAATGTGACCCAGTATGTGAAAACACTATTAACCTTGCTTGCCTGCAAGTGGGCGGGGTTTCAGCCTTGACAGCGGACACGCCCCCACCGCTTGAAATCCAGATGAtgtactcaccaccatgtcatccaaaatgttgatgtctttctttgttcagtcgagaagaaattatgttttttgaggaaaacattcaatgatttttctcattttaatggaccccaacacgtaacagttttaatgcagtttaaaattgcagtttcaaaggactctaaacgatctcaaacaaggcataagggtcttatctagcgaaacgattgtcatatttggcaagaaaaataaaaaatatgcacttttaaaccacaacttctcgtcttcctccggctgtatgacgagccagcgcgacctcacgtaattgcgtagtgacgtagagaggtcacgttTTACATATATgagaaacgcacatttgcggacaattttaaacaatcaactgacatacaacaacatgggaacggtcctctttctccacacttataGAAagccacacttgtaaacactggggcgtagttttgaaacatcatccgtgacctgttgacatgatgacgtattacgtgtgGTCGCGCTGAAGTGTCACAGGACCGgtggaagatgagaagttgtggtttaaaagtgcatattttttttttcttgccaaaaatgacaatcgttttgcctcgtttgagattgtttagagtcctttgaaactgcaattttaaactgcattaaaactgtttaatattggggtccattaaaatgagaaaaatcctggaatgttttcctcaaaaaacataatttcttctcgactgaacaaagaaagacatcaacattttggatgacatggtggtgagtaaattatctggatttgtttaaaaaaattgactaatcctttaagtaggGTTGtgttaaagattgaaatcaaacttttcaTTGCATGATTAcactaataataaattaatttcaTATTTAACATGCGTCATTGAAGGAGTTGGCCCTGGGTGTACAGATAAGACTTTGTTGTCGGCTATTGCCAGCGCTCTTCACACCAGTGCTGCTCCCATCACGGGCCAACTGTCGGCAGCTGTGGAGAAGAACCCGGGTGTTTGGCTTAACACGGCTCAACCTCTCTGTAAAGCCTTCATTGTCACAGATGAAGACATCAGGTATTTACCATTAGAAATGTCTCATCTTTATATTACAGTAAATTGCTGTTTGTataataatatttcatttcaaAAGAATGTCACATGAAACATTCATACAGTATTTGAATGTATGCATATCCAAAGTGACTAAAAGTGCATTCAATcaaagatattggatataacaagattgagcaTTCCTATTACGTTGAATAAGAGGCAATGCAATGCTCAATATGGCCGCTCGGGCGACAAAAGTCCAAACGgcttcccggacagggattagactagtcctaaactaaaataaatataagaaccatccaaactaaaaacaatgtgcactgacatatcttaaaatacaccagtgctctttgttttgcctcaaaaagcACAcgagtaatgtttttagtaaggcatgtttgttaaataaagttatatttcctaattaaactaaggcctagtcctgctAGTCCTGTtctaagctaatccctgtccgggaaaccacccctttaacatttattttagtctaggactagtctaatccctgtctgggaaaccgccccctaATGTTTGGATTTAAATAAGACCAATCTACCTATTTATGTAACATACTttaaacagttatgatcagaTTAAAATACTAACTTTTAAGAAGTTTATGCTACCGGTCAGTGTATACATGCACAAAGCTAAAACAACcgtgaaaaatgtgtttttagccCAATTTgatcttaaaggcggggtgcatgatctctgaaagccaatgttgacatttgaaatcaccaaaacaaacacgcccctaccccaatagaatctggaccttcttttaatagacccgccccacacatatacgcaacccagccaacgatgtcggttagtagacacgccccttactgctgattggctacaagtgtgttttggtactggGCCCGACTCCCGTTTctcaaaaatcacgcaccccgcctttaagaaacaaaagttatggtacagttcatgtcaggtttaattgttggctCAGAAATGTTTTACGCgattttagagatatctgtctttccccattcaagtagataggactttaATCTTGCATGATTGAAATAACTGTTCGGAGGTGTTGCAAACATGGCTGTCTAGTGGCGGGACTTTGATTTAATctataatttttgtatttgtgtgtgtgtgtgtgtgtgtgtgttccctgggaacgaacccatgacctttgtgttgccAATAGAGCTACAGAAACACTGTTGATGGTATGTAATTGATTTGTTATAAATAATAAGCTGGTTTTCTGTATGTCACAGGAAACAAGAGGAGCTGGTGTACAACGTTCGAAAGCGTCTGGAAGAAGCTTTAATGGCCGACATGTTGGCTCACGTGGAAGAAACGTCCAGCGATGGAGAGACACTTAAGAAGGAGGGAAACTGCAATGAAGACAAACAGGAAGCATAGCAAAAGTACAAGCAAGATATTCTAGAAAAATAATCATTTGTGCCTTCGAATTTATAacgatttttatttttatatattaaaggcGACAAGCTTTAGTCCTGTTTTTTGCACTTGGCTTATTCCCTTTGTCATGTGTTTTCACAGGGCATCAGAATATGTCTGAATTACCTGAACTTGAGTTTCCCAACACAGTCACACATCTACCGACAGACGCTCCTCCGATCAGCGCCTCACGTTACCATGAAACCCATCGCCAAGCTTACCTAAATCTTCATTTGCGCCCACCAGTTGGGATCTTACAGAGACTTTTGAATTGGATTTCAGGCATgatgcttttattttattttttaactttgtatattttataaaagaACAAAGTGTTGGAAAAGACGTAGTTACTAATTGCAGACGGGACGAACTGCATCGCGTGTTTTCCAAAATGTTTCCAGAGGGTGTAGTTGGATTTGATACGGAGATCAAGTCAAAAATACAATCCTTCGGTTCTAGTGGGTGCTAAAAATATATCACAGCTGATATAAACTGTTTGTGTTCGTGTACGGCCGTCTCTGAGATTGAAATAGACCCTCCTGATATCCAAAGTTCCTCCAAAGACATTTTGGTCTTATGTATTGACTTTCACTATTAGTATTATTTTCACATACCTGACTCTCGTTTCTAAATAATAACATAAGAAGGAAAATCTGTATTATGAAATTTAATACTGATTCAAGTGTTTATGAtgttgtttaaagggatagttcacccaataatttcaattctgccatcatttactcatcctcatgttgttttaaatttgtatgagtttctttattccgttgaacacaaaaaaataaacaaaacaggatgagtaaattatggcagaattttcatttttgggggaaCTATCCTTTAAGGGAACAATGAGAAGTTAATAGTTACAAAGGGTGTTAATGGAGCAGAGATGGCCAAACCCAActcgttttttatttttaactcatCTGGTGCTTGTAAAACTGCGTGATTTTTCTTTATAAGCTATTCATACTTGACACTGAATTGCATTTTCCTATTTGATATTGAAATGTAAATGGTGATTCGTTTAACGTAATGCGCGATTCATGCAAAGTGATGTGCAAACATCATCCTGTGATTTAGCATTTAAATAACACGTAATCGGGtggaaattatgacttttaaaaagATCTATTCCACGTTTTGTTCATAGCCCACATCAGCATGACAACTGCCAAGTTTACTTCTGCATTTCTCAGAATAAAGTGTTCATGTGTGTTGAATCTCTATTTTgatctttttattttactttagtATCTACCTTATATTCAGATAGCACTTTGATCAAACAGAATATTGAAACAGAAATGTAGAAACATGAATTTCTTTCAAACTATTTTATGTCATTCCAAATATGTTTCtattatttgttttctgttaATGTGTTGAcaagtttgaaaatacattcaGATGTTACATTTCGTGTGCATTTGCTTATtttattgacagaaatgcattCTCGTTGATATTGTTCACAATTTTTCTGGTTTTGCTTTGAGGTGTTGCAAAACAGTTTTGGGTCGTTTTAATTCCTCGCTTGCTCTGGAGTGCCCATGAAGATTAACCGTTAACTTGCCATACAGTTATAATGCCTCCATCTCTAACAGAGCAAAGGGCAGAGGGACAGTCACACTCTGTCACACACAGAAAAAGTAAGAGAAGAGAGCTGTGGTTATATTAAAGTTTGTGGTCTGAGGATATACACAAATATACTTGGCCTGATGGCAACCACAGAGCTCTACACAAAGGTAGGTGCATTACGTgatttttacaatgtatttttaCAGCTTCATTGTATGCCACAGCATAGATAGATATAATTGTTTAGATATAGATAGAAATATTGTTTAGATAGATTGGATAGATAGATTGGATAGATAGATtggatagatatagatagattggatagatatagatagatgaaCAGATTGATAGTTTGTAGATATAGATAGAAAGATTGTTTAGAAATAGATAGTTTGTATATTTAGAAAGAAAGATTgtttagatatagatagatagatagacagacagacagatagatggatagttTGTATATATAGATAGAAAGATTGTttagatatagatagacagattgtttagatatagatagatagatagatagatagatagatagatagatagatagatagatagatagatagatagatagatagatagatagatagatagattgtaTATTTCGATAGAAAGATTgtttagatatagatagattGGATAgatattgatagacagacagacagacagacagatagatagatagatagatagatag is a genomic window containing:
- the mbd3b gene encoding methyl-CpG-binding domain protein 3b isoform X5; amino-acid sequence: MEKNDPTGKKFRSKPQLARYLGNSMDLSSFDFRTGKMLMSKLNKNRQRPRYDNNSQSKGKPDLNTSLPVRQTASIFKQPVTKVTNHPSNKVKTDPQKAIDQPRQLFWEKKLSGLNAFDIAEELVKTMDLPKGLQGVGPGCTDKTLLSAIASALHTSAAPITGQLSAAVEKNPGVWLNTAQPLCKAFIVTDEDIRKQEELVYNVRKRLEEALMADMLAHVEETSSDGETLKKEGNCNEDKQEA
- the mbd3b gene encoding methyl-CpG-binding domain protein 3b isoform X4, giving the protein MLYKAHANTIDPTGKKFRSKPQLARYLGNSMDLSSFDFRTGKMLMSKLNKNRQRPRYDNNSQSKGKPDLNTSLPVRQTASIFKQPVTKVTNHPSNKVKTDPQKAIDQPRQLFWEKKLSGLNAFDIAEELVKTMDLPKGLQGVGPGCTDKTLLSAIASALHTSAAPITGQLSAAVEKNPGVWLNTAQPLCKAFIVTDEDIRKQEELVYNVRKRLEEALMADMLAHVEETSSDGETLKKEGNCNEDKQEA
- the mbd3b gene encoding methyl-CpG-binding domain protein 3b isoform X3 is translated as MEKNEGEEEEEEQRRERGEAGRLYSLCPTGKKFRSKPQLARYLGNSMDLSSFDFRTGKMLMSKLNKNRQRPRYDNNSQSKGKPDLNTSLPVRQTASIFKQPVTKVTNHPSNKVKTDPQKAIDQPRQLFWEKKLSGLNAFDIAEELVKTMDLPKGLQGVGPGCTDKTLLSAIASALHTSAAPITGQLSAAVEKNPGVWLNTAQPLCKAFIVTDEDIRKQEELVYNVRKRLEEALMADMLAHVEETSSDGETLKKEGNCNEDKQEA
- the mbd3b gene encoding methyl-CpG-binding domain protein 3b isoform X2 → MEKNDRGEEEEEEQRRERGEAGRLYSLCPTGKKFRSKPQLARYLGNSMDLSSFDFRTGKMLMSKLNKNRQRPRYDNNSQSKGKPDLNTSLPVRQTASIFKQPVTKVTNHPSNKVKTDPQKAIDQPRQLFWEKKLSGLNAFDIAEELVKTMDLPKGLQGVGPGCTDKTLLSAIASALHTSAAPITGQLSAAVEKNPGVWLNTAQPLCKAFIVTDEDIRKQEELVYNVRKRLEEALMADMLAHVEETSSDGETLKKEGNCNEDKQEA
- the mbd3b gene encoding methyl-CpG-binding domain protein 3b isoform X6; its protein translation is MDLSSFDFRTGKMLMSKLNKNRQRPRYDNNSQSKGKPDLNTSLPVRQTASIFKQPVTKVTNHPSNKVKTDPQKAIDQPRQLFWEKKLSGLNAFDIAEELVKTMDLPKGLQGVGPGCTDKTLLSAIASALHTSAAPITGQLSAAVEKNPGVWLNTAQPLCKAFIVTDEDIRKQEELVYNVRKRLEEALMADMLAHVEETSSDGETLKKEGNCNEDKQEA
- the mbd3b gene encoding methyl-CpG-binding domain protein 3b isoform X1 codes for the protein MEKNEHDCSLFSRGEEEEEEQRRERGEAGRLYSLCPTGKKFRSKPQLARYLGNSMDLSSFDFRTGKMLMSKLNKNRQRPRYDNNSQSKGKPDLNTSLPVRQTASIFKQPVTKVTNHPSNKVKTDPQKAIDQPRQLFWEKKLSGLNAFDIAEELVKTMDLPKGLQGVGPGCTDKTLLSAIASALHTSAAPITGQLSAAVEKNPGVWLNTAQPLCKAFIVTDEDIRKQEELVYNVRKRLEEALMADMLAHVEETSSDGETLKKEGNCNEDKQEA